The Methylomonas montana DNA window CATTCCGCTTATCGCGCGGTTGCGGCGCAAGATTAAGCCAAATTAGTCTTGCTGCGAATGGTCGCGTCGATATGGCTGACAATTGTCGTATATACGACAAATTTCACATGAATTGTGTGTGAATAGACGCCATTATTGTTAGGTTTGCTGATTTGCAACGCCATGAACTACATGAAAAATAAAGGCCTATTAGATATGGCCGATTTTTTGCATGAGAGAGTTTGGATTTTATCCATCTTTCAGAGTTATCACGGAGTTATCAATGTCAATCAAGGTCATCAAAGAATTTTCTGAAAAAGCCAAAAGCGATGAGGGGCTGAAAGAAAAACTGAAAGCCTGCCTCAAAATCAAGGAATTGCTTGCTTTGGGTAATGAATACGGATTTGAAATCGACGAAGTCGAGCTGTATCCACCCAACGAACCGCAATTTATTGAAGAACAGCTGTCAGAAAAACTTGCTAAAGCTCTCTTGAGAGTTTAAAGACTGAAATCGCCATCCCCCGTCTGGTGGGATGGCGAGCAGTGGCCGGTGTTATCTGAAGAGAGCCGGTAAATTTTAAAAACCACTCGACAACGGTAAACTACGC harbors:
- a CDS encoding Nif11-like leader peptide family natural product precursor, with protein sequence MSIKVIKEFSEKAKSDEGLKEKLKACLKIKELLALGNEYGFEIDEVELYPPNEPQFIEEQLSEKLAKALLRV